The Tamandua tetradactyla isolate mTamTet1 chromosome 5, mTamTet1.pri, whole genome shotgun sequence genome window below encodes:
- the LOC143683133 gene encoding small integral membrane protein 30-like — protein sequence MTSVSTQLLIVLIPLLLVLPVVEAVEARDEIAVFLCMGLSITGICACLVISAQKRFGQVSPPKTF from the coding sequence ATGACCTCAGTTTCAACACAGTTGTTGATAGTCCTCATTCCACTGCTTTTGGTGCTACCTGTTGTTGAAGCAGTAGAAGCCAGAGATGAAATTGCTGTCTTCTTATGTATGGGTCTCAGCATTACAGGCATTTGTGCTTGTTTGGTGATATCTGCACAAAAGAGATTTGGACAGGTGTCACCTCCAAAGACCTTCTAA